The Abyssisolibacter fermentans genome segment TTCCTAGACGAAGAAATATCAAGATTAAAGCCTATGTATAGATATAATTTAACAAAATACAATAAAATACTTTATCAAAGAAATAACCTAATAAAGTCAATTAAAAATAATAGAAATAAAATTAATACGTTAGATATTTGGGATTCTCAATTAATTAATTTAGGTACAGATATATTAATTACAAGATTAAAATTTACCAATAAACTATCAAAAATTTCTCAAAATATACATAGTAAAATAACTGGTAATAGAGAAAATTTAAAATTAAGTTATCTATGTTGTATTAGTGATACTATATCTAATATAGATGTTTTCAACAATAAATTAAAAAATAGTATACTAAATAAATACAAATTGAGTATGAAAAATAATATAGAAAAAGATATTGAAAAAGGAAGTACCTCAATTGGACCACACAGAGATGATATTTGTGTTTATATTAATGATATAAATGTTAGGCAATTTGGTTCTCAAGGACAGCAAAGAACTTCAGCATTATCTTTAAAACTTGCTGAAGTAGATTTAATAAAAACGGAAGTAGGAGAGTATCCAGTATTATTACTTGACGATGTATTATCGGAATTAGATAGTAAGAGAAGGAAATTACTTATATCTTCATTTAAAAATATACAAACGATAATAACTACAACTGATGATATAAGCTTTGATGAATTTGAAGATATAGATAGGTTTGTATTTAGTATAGATAATGGATATATAAAAAAAATATATTAGTGTCCAGATTATTCATAGAAAATTAGATACTCTAAGCAGAGAACTAAAATTTATAATTTTATGTGAATAGCTTACATTAGAAGAATAAGTTACATAAGCATTCTAAAATTGTATGACTTACACTAAAATTATAGTTAATTTAAAAGTATAATATAAGTAATATACTATATATTTGCTATTATTAAAATATTTTTTCTGAGTAAGCGGTTTATTTTAAATTAAATAAAATTTAGTTTATTCGTTTAAAATTTTTAGTATATTATTAACAGTTATATGAATAATCAGATAGAGATATTTCAAGGAGAGATATTATGTTTTTACATTTAGGTAAAAACTTTGTTATACCAATAAAAGATGTTATAGCAATAGTTGATGCTGAAGCTTTATCAAAGTCAGATGATACAAAAAATTTTTTTAAAATAGCTGAGGAAGAAGAATTTATTTATAAAATTTCTGATGATGATATTAAATCTTATATAATAACAGAAAAGGTAATTAAAGATAAGAAAGAGAAAAAAGTCAGAAAAAGTATAATATATTGTTCTAACATATCAACAATAACATTATATAAAAGAGCTAAGATGAACAATGAATTTTTATGTAGTTTATAGATAATAAGATTTTAGAAAGCAAAATAGCAATAAATTAGTTAATATAAATTTTTATACTTTCATTCTATATTTGACATCTTTTCTTAATTACATTAAAATCCTTTAAATTCCTCTTTAAATAATTAAATGATGTTTTATAAATTAGTTGTTATAAATTATGATTATTACCACTTAATGAATAAAATAAAGATATGCTTAGATTGGAGGACATTAAACATGTCAGAAAACCAAAATACAAGGAATTATGGTGCAGAACAAATACAAGTTCTGGAAGGTTTAGAGCCTG includes the following:
- the recF gene encoding DNA replication/repair protein RecF (All proteins in this family for which functions are known are DNA-binding proteins that assist the filamentation of RecA onto DNA for the initiation of recombination or recombinational repair.); the encoded protein is MEVTNIKLINFRNYEELKVELNSKLNIFIGDNAQGKTNLLEAIYVNSCGRSFRTNKDKNLININKEQAYIGVNVKRKYSNKKIEIKLEQNKLKRIKINNYEIDKVSQLYSCLNTVIFSPEDLKLIKEGPQERRNFLDEEISRLKPMYRYNLTKYNKILYQRNNLIKSIKNNRNKINTLDIWDSQLINLGTDILITRLKFTNKLSKISQNIHSKITGNRENLKLSYLCCISDTISNIDVFNNKLKNSILNKYKLSMKNNIEKDIEKGSTSIGPHRDDICVYINDINVRQFGSQGQQRTSALSLKLAEVDLIKTEVGEYPVLLLDDVLSELDSKRRKLLISSFKNIQTIITTTDDISFDEFEDIDRFVFSIDNGYIKKIY
- the remB gene encoding extracellular matrix regulator RemB, with product MFLHLGKNFVIPIKDVIAIVDAEALSKSDDTKNFFKIAEEEEFIYKISDDDIKSYIITEKVIKDKKEKKVRKSIIYCSNISTITLYKRAKMNNEFLCSL